In one window of Macadamia integrifolia cultivar HAES 741 chromosome 2, SCU_Mint_v3, whole genome shotgun sequence DNA:
- the LOC122070858 gene encoding protein yippee-like, producing MGRLFVVSLEGKIYSCKHCQTHFALSEDIVSRYFHCRHGKAYLFSKVVNVSVGEKEERLMITGMHTVADIFCVGCGSIVGWKYEAAHEKNQKYKEGKFILERFKVSGPDGSNYWVGHEAHVGGSDADDV from the exons ATGGGTAGGCTTTTCGTGGTCAGTCTGGAAGGCAAGATCTACAGCTGCAAGCACTGCCAAACCCATTTCGCTTTATCTGAAGACATCGTTTCCAGG TATTTCCACTGCAGGCATGGGAAGGCTTATCTCTTCAGTAAGGT TGTGAATGTCTCAGTTGGGGAGAAAGAAGAGCGGTTGATGATAACTGGAATGCACACTGTTGCTGACATTTTCTGTGTAGGATGTGGATCAATCGTCGGATGGAAATAT GAGGCTGCACACGAGAAGAACCAGAAGTACAAGGAAGGAAAATTCATCCTTGAGAG GTTTAAGGTGTCAGGCCCTGATGGAAGCAACTACTGGGTCGGTCATGAAGCTCATGTCGGTGGAAGTGATGCTGATGATGTTTGA